The genomic segment CGATGGCGGAATTGTTGCTTGAAAAAGCGCAGAAAAACCTCATCAAATATCAAAGCATGACGCGGCAGTTCCATGAAAAATATGCCGTATCGTTCGACGCGTTCCGAAAGAAGGCGCTGGCGGCTAAATTGGATTCCAAAGCCGAGCAGGATTACTTTGATTGGGAATTGGCCGTAACTGCCATCGAAGACATGCAGGCTGAAATCAAAAAACTCAAATCCTTGAGTGGAAAAGCATGAATGTCTCTGGCATCGCGTCTGATTTGCTGAGGGAATATAAACACCGCAAGTATTTTGTGGATCTGGAAATCCTAGAACAAACGCGAAACCTGATAAAAGCGCGTCTATCCATTTCGGCGGATTTGTTCGTGCAGGTCTATCGCAACGATCCCTACCAAACCACAAGCCTGGCTTTAATTCACAACGGGATCAGGTTATATGCGCGTGATGAAGTGGACGGGCGATGGCACAGGCACATTACAACAGCGCCCGACGAGCACGACTTTAGCAAAGAAGGACAGAGAGCAGTCAAACTGTCTGAATTTTTGGATGAGGTGGAAAAAACATTGTCAGAATTAGATTTACCCTAACACAGATGAATAGCATCATGCCCCCAAGCCTCAACCGCTCCCGCCTCGCCCAACTCCTCCAAACCGAAGAACAGCTCTTCCATCAGAAACACCCCAAATCACACGAACTCTACCAACGCGCGCGCAAGTCATTGCATGGTGGCGTGCCGATGTTGTGGATGATCCGCTGGGCGGGATCGTTTCCTGTTTTCGTCAAATCGGCAAAGGGCGCGCGTTTCACAGACGTGGACGGCAACGAATACATTGACTTCTGTCTCGGCGACACGGGCGCGATGACGGGTCACTCGCCCGACGCGACAGTCAATGCCGTCACCGAGCAAATTCAAAATGGCATCACGCTCATGCTTCCGTATGAAGATGTGATCTGGGTTGGCGAAGAACTTCAAAGAAGATTCAAACTTCCCTATTGGCAATTCGCCCTCACCGCCACCGACGCGAATCGATTCGCCCTCCGCATGGCGCGTCTCATCACGGGTCGCCCGAAAATTCTCGTCTTCAATTATTGCTATCACGGCTCGGTGGACGAAACCTTCATCACGCTCGACGAAGAAGGCACGCCGATTTCGCGCCCCAACAACATGGGTCCGCAAGTGGACCCGCGCGAAACGACGAAGGTCATCGAGTTCAACGACATCGCCGCGCTCGAAACCGCCCTCTCTGCCCGCGACGTTGCCGCCGTCCTTGCCGAACCTGTGATGACCAACATCGGCATCATCCATCCCGACGCGGGCTATCACGATGCCCTGCGCGCGATCACAAAAAAATACGGGACGTATCTCATCATTGACGAGACTCACACCATCTGTACGAGTCCAGGCGGATACACCGCTTCATTCGCCCTTCAACCTGACTTCCTCACCCTAGGCAAACCTCTCGCTGGAGGAGTGCCCGCCGCAGTCTACGGCTTCACTGAAGAAGTGAGTAAACAATTCTCCGCGCGCCTCAACACAGACGACGCGGATGTCGGCGGAATTGGCGGGACATTGGCAGGCAATGCTTTATCAATTGCCGCGATGAAAGCGACGTTACAAAATGTTTTAACAGAA from the Candidatus Defluviilinea gracilis genome contains:
- a CDS encoding aspartate aminotransferase family protein; the protein is MPPSLNRSRLAQLLQTEEQLFHQKHPKSHELYQRARKSLHGGVPMLWMIRWAGSFPVFVKSAKGARFTDVDGNEYIDFCLGDTGAMTGHSPDATVNAVTEQIQNGITLMLPYEDVIWVGEELQRRFKLPYWQFALTATDANRFALRMARLITGRPKILVFNYCYHGSVDETFITLDEEGTPISRPNNMGPQVDPRETTKVIEFNDIAALETALSARDVAAVLAEPVMTNIGIIHPDAGYHDALRAITKKYGTYLIIDETHTICTSPGGYTASFALQPDFLTLGKPLAGGVPAAVYGFTEEVSKQFSARLNTDDADVGGIGGTLAGNALSIAAMKATLQNVLTEDFYAKAIALQEKFTAGVESVIEEFELPWIVKRLGNRSEYWFRPKPPRNGGEAHAAIDPELDRYMHLFALNRGILLTPFHNMALISPEITEEDVNYHTKVFHDAVRSLFS